A genomic window from Hypomesus transpacificus isolate Combined female chromosome 15, fHypTra1, whole genome shotgun sequence includes:
- the ptx3a gene encoding pentraxin-related protein PTX3, whose amino-acid sequence MFLRTLLQALWLLLVCVSGTQGYEDEIEVNYADTFYNEISEGESLEPTPTPIPTVPCKFPDLTKWDKLFSMLENSQMRENMLLQYADDIIKVEMGALRGEMLSFVAQYGGGCRVAVETAGQRMSLQMESRLRDTLERLNLREVRKEDHQGLLQQLLSAARMQATRLSKLEISCLGHHTGAGMSPGLGTPLETKGFHPHAQAAAAGLQQQEVTSEEGVAPLERALAAVVMELKQTRAELALVQRVNQRSYLPAGCETALLFPMRSSRIHTSVTPDLPLSLSSFTICLWAKPISLSNRTVLFSYGTRKNPYQIQLLLSRSSALFTVAGEAHLVEGQAVVKEGGAPGWTHLCGAWSSEQGLASLWSDGRKVASTPGVAEGQVLSDGGCLLLGQEKSARVQGWVENVSDAKLAFAGKMTGVNVWDRVLAEEEISHQALQEGKGCQQRGNVVAWGTTEMVPHGGAQFID is encoded by the exons CCACGCCCACACCCATCCCGACGGTCCCCTGCAAATTTCCAGACCTGACCAAGTGGGACAAGCTGTTCTCCATGCTGGAGAACTCCCAGATGAGGGAGAACATGCTCCTGCAGTAcgctgatgacatcatcaaggTGGAGATGGGTGCGCTTCGCGGGGAGATGCTCAG CTTTGTAGCACAGTAcggggggggctgcagggttgcCGTGGAGACAGCAGGGCAGAGGATGTCCCTTCAGATGGAGTCTCGTCTCCGGGACACCTTGGAGCGCCTGAACCTGAGGGAGGTCCGCAAGGAGGACCAccaggggctgctgcagcaaCTCCTCTCGGCAGCGCGGATGCAGGCCACCCGCCTCTCGAAGCTGGAGATCAGCTGCCTGGGTCACCACACAGGGGCGGGAATGTCCCCAGGGTTGGGAACACCCCTGGAGACCAAGGGGTTCCATCCCCATGCTCAAGCAGCAGCAGCGGGGCTCcagcaacaggaagtgacatcagagGAAGGGGTAGCGCCACTAGAAAGGGCACTGGCGGCCGTGGTGATGGAGCTGAAGCAGACGAGGGCAGAGCTCGCGCTGGTGCAGAGGGTGAACCAGCGGAGTTATCTCCCTGCTG GATGTGAGACGGCCCTTCTCTTCCCCATGCGTTCCAGTCGGATCCACACCTCCGTCACCCccgacctccctctctccctgtcctccttcacCATCTGCCTGTGGGCTAAGCCCATCAGCCTGTCCAACAGAACCGTGCTGTTCTCTTACGGAACCCGCAAAAACCCCTACCAGATCCAGCTCCTGCTCAGCAGAAGTTCCGCCCTCTTCACTGTAGCAGGGGAGGCACACCTGGTGGAGGGGCAGGCTGTGGTGAAGGAGGGTGGGGCCCCGGGCTGGACCCACCTGTGCGGGGCGTGGAGTTCTGAGCAGGGCTTGGCATCCCTGTGGTCCGACGGGAGGAAGGTGGCCTCCACCCCTGGGGTGGCCGAGGGGCAGGTGCTGTCCGACGGAGGCTGTCTGCTGCTTGGGCAAGAAAAGAGTGCTCGAGTCCAGGGCTGGGTCGAGAACGTCTCGGACGCCAAGCTGGCGTTCGCCGGAAAAATGACAGGAGTGAACGTGTGGGACAGAGtgctggcggaggaggagaTCTCCCATCAGGCCTTGCAGGAGGGCAAGGGCTGCCAGCAGAGGGGGAACGTGGTGGCTTGGGGAACCACAGAGATGGTGCCACACGGCGGTGCTCAATTTATCGACTAA